From Triplophysa dalaica isolate WHDGS20190420 chromosome 16, ASM1584641v1, whole genome shotgun sequence:
TCTCCGCAATTTCTATTGTTTGTGATTTCTCACTGAAATACGGAGAATTGTCATTAACGTCTAAAACACTAATCTCGATTTGATAAAGCTTCAATGGATTGTTGATAACTGCCTctacatttactgtacatttagatGATTTGGCACAAAGCTCCTCTCTGTTTATTCTTTCACGTACATACAAAAATCCAGTTTTCAGATTTACCTCGAAATATTTTCTCTTTGACCCAGTGACAATCTGAAACATGCGCGACTCCAGTTCCTGAACATTTAGATTTAAATCCTTAGCGATATTTCCCACTGTTGTTCCCGGATTTACCTCCTCTTGTACCGAATAGGAGAGCTGTCCTGACACCACACCAAAACAGTTCGCCAGGAGAACAAACAGAATACAGGTCACCGAAGAATTCCTTCTACGAGCCAGAAGCATTATGACAAGAAATGATGCCCGAGCAATGATCCTCCAGGAAAAATATAGTATTCCATATATCAATGCGGGAAGATAAATCGAAGGAAATATTCCActttaaagacacaaagtaaggcGTCCGCTCTCTCTCGCGTCCAGTCTTTCTGAAACAAAGCCCTATGAAATCTCCGCCCCATTGAAACCAGGAGGAGCTTTTGAACGAAAGGGAAAATTCGAGATTCAACAGACTGCAGTGACACCACGTGGTTTAATGCTTAAATATCAGACAAAAAAAGATTATGCCAAATTGGAGTccttaataaaatatgttacatttttatcccaaatatttaatactttttccaCCTTTTTATATAGTTCTAGTgtacaacaaaattattttataacaaagaatTGAAATTGCCATAATGTCAATTTATCTAGACCACAGCTACATGATGTTTAAATGGAATTGTGCGCAGGTTTAGAGCTGTCCGCGGTGCTGAACCatcaatgtttgtttaaattgtaAAACTGATACTGTTTTACCTGGATGTAATTCCAAATAAATGTGTGTCATAAGTTCTTTGTTGCTTTAAAACTGATTTAGTCGTAACAAGGAAATTGTGCATTACGTTCACAGTTAATTTATGTAGTATTTTAAGTCAACACGTTACATGCACTACTACATACTTCTTATGATTGAATAGACTCCTAAtttaaaagaaacttaaaaGTCAGTTGGAACAAGTCAAAGAAACGATAAAAATACCAACTATACCATGGAAACACAAAGCAAAAGTTGTAAATATAATTCACTCACACCTTACCTTCTCTGCATTAGGAAGTGTTTGCGTTCGGGTGAAAGTTTCTCCTCCATTAATACTGATCAGTTCTGCATCTGGTGGCGGAAATTGCGCAGGAAAAACCACTACGTCACTCTTCAGTGTGTCCGAGCTAAAGCACACGTCATACTGCTGAGTGGATTTGGAGTAAGACCAGGTCCCGTCAGGGTGGGTGGTGATCATTGGGGCGCTGTACCTGCCCAAACTGCCCTCTTTCCTGTGGCATTTTACAGCTATTAAACTAATGAGGCTGAGTAAAAAGATGACGGATACACACACAATGGCGATCAGCAAATACAGATTTAAATCCGAGAAACTCTCCTCCTTGATAGGAACCTGTCTGAACTGAGTCTTGACGTCCACTGTGTTCTCAACAACCACGACATCAATAGACACAGTCGCTGACAGTGAGGGCTCTCCGTTATCAGAAACCAAAACGATCAACGGATGGGTTTTCAAATCATTGTCACTCATTCTCCTCTTAGTCCTGATCTCTCCGCTGCTGGTTCCGATTCGAAACAGATTGTTTCCTTTGGGTTCAGAGATGTGATAAGACAGCAGCGCATTGTAACCAGAATCCGCATCTACAGCCCTGATCTTGGCCACAAAGTAGCCCGCCTCAGCAGAATAGGGAATGTTCTCGGTGTTAACGGAACCGTGCTCGGAATAGGGGGCGAGAATCGCGGGACTATTGTCgttcacatccagaataaaaacatttacagtcacGTTACTGCTGAGTGGAGGAACACCAGAGTCTGTGGCCTGAACTTTAAACTGAAACGTTTTAATCTCCTCATAGTTAAATGACTGCATGCTATCGATCTCACCAGTCGACGGGTTTACTTTAAGAAATGCTGTGACGGGGGTACCGTTGACAGAGCTTTGCAGTAAAGAATACATTATATGTGCATTGTCCATAATATCCGCATCAGAGGCAGTCAGCGTGCATATAATCGAACCGACTTTGCTGTTTTCACGCAGATATGCATACTCGACCTGACCCGGAAAGCGGGGCGCATTATCATTCACATCCGCGACCTGCACGTGTATTATTTTAGCTATGGACATGGGCGGCGAACCTTCATCTTCTGCAAGTACCGTTATATTGTACTCTGTTAAATGTTCACGGTCCAGTACGCCATCTAAAACCAATGAATAGTAGTTCTGAAAGGACGACTGTAATTTAAACGGACTGGGCCCTGCAAGTCGGACAAGAACTGCTCCGTTTTTTCCCGAGTCTGGATCTGACACTGTCATTAGAGCAATCACCGTGCCCTTCCCCGCGTTTTCCTCTACTGGGCTAAGTAGTGACGTTACAGTAACATCTGGGGGATTATCGTTAATATCTAGGACCTCTATTAAAAGTTTAGTGTGCCCCGACATAGTCACCTGGCCTTTATCGGTGGCTTGAACTCTGATCTCAAAAGCGTTATTCTCCTCATAATCAATATCACCTTTAATCCTGACATCGCCACTTTGCGTGTCAATATCAAACTTCGCCAGAATGTTTGGAGGCGTACGACTAATGAAAGAGTAAATGATATCTCCATTCAAACCTTCGTCGAGATCTCGAGACTGTAATCTAGTTATCGTGGTGCCAATTGGTGCGTGTTCTGATACAGATACTTTATACAATGATTTACTGAAAACTGGAGCATTGTCATTGATATCTAACACATTAACCTCTATTAATATAGTTCCTGTCCTGGCAGGAGATCCACCATCAATTGCAATTACTGTAAAATCGAGCCGCGGAGTTTTCTCTCTGTCTAAAGTCTTTTGAAGCACTAATTCAGCGGAAACAGTTTTATCACTATGAGTTTGTACATCTAAAGAGAAGTAATCGCTGACTGTAAGCTTAtatgttttaattgaatttactCCAATGTCTGCGTCATGCGCGCTCTCCAGAGGAAAGCGCACACCAGGTGCCGTGCTTTCACTGACATTAATCACTACAGAGATCATAGGAAACACCGGAGAGTTATCATTATTGTCGAGGATATTTACTTTTACTCTGTAAAGTTGCAGTGGACTGTTCACTACGACCTCCAGATTAACGGCGCAAGAGGGCGCGTCTGCACAAAGCTCCTCGCGATCAATACGCTCACTCACCTGCAGAGCGCCCGTCTCTGTATTCAAACTAAAATACTGCTTTTTAGAGCCGGACACTATGCGGAAGCCCCGAGACTGCAGGTCTTTTATCGAAATGCTGATATCTTTTGCTAAATAACCGACTGTGGTTCCCCGTTTAACCTCCTCTGACACACTGTATGAAATCTGCCCGCTTACTGTTCCCAGGATATGACAGACCAAAGCGAATGAAAAGCACGCTATAAAATGCCCCTGTGTAGATATAAACATGGCTGCACTTTATATTCTACAGGATTAAATTATCACCAAGAcccataaaatacatttcacttCCATTTGAGAGAATCCCTTTCAATCGTTGATGAGACACAAAAGAATTCAGTCAAACCTTCTACACAGACAAACGCTCAGCAGAAGTAAATCCACACAACGGGGGAAAAAGTAACATCCATAAAAAATCCTCAAAGCTGCAAGTACAAAATTCCCCATGCAATATTCCACAATGTACTTGATGGTTTTTGCAAAAAACGACGACGTCCTGTCATAAGGTGGTTGAGTACACCGAGAGATAGATAAGAAAGGGTAAGAGAAGCAATGAGAGAGGAGAGCatggagagagcgagagagagagagagggagggtggAGACTGACcatgaagaggaggaggaaggaCACACCATTCTTCAGTAAAGTATGTAGAACAATAGTGACACACAGTGGTCTTCACATGAACTGCATGGAATGAGATTCTGAGATAAAAGTGTAGATGCACCAGACTACACTTACAATTGTTATCATTCTACAGCATTCGGCTAGCGCTGAAACAGACTCTTAATTATAATTgtactattttattttagaatcaGCAAATAAAGTTTGCTATGTACTATTGTCAAATTTAAATTGCATCATTAGGCAATAATCCACAATTACGCAGGGTGCTAACAATGTAAAATCTCAACACGCAGCACACGAAATCATCACTGACAACAGTTTACTTTGACCTACAAAAAAATACCTTGAATATTTTGTATGGTTTTAGTTTTATATCTGTTGACCCCAGACGTACAGCCTATTTTATTAAGTTTCTCACATAAGCAAgctttttcatttacatttacatttaggcatttggcagacgcttttatccaaagcgatttacagtgcacttattacaggtacaatccccctggagcaacgtggagtaaagtgtcttgctcaaggacacactggtggtggctgctgggatcgaaccagcaacctttgatttaccagttcagtggtttaacccactagaccaccatctttCATAACATTACTTCAATTCACAATAAATTGTTTTGTCTGCAGTGCATATCCAATCATGCCATGTCATCCAAATCAAGGTATTTTGGGGCTGGACTATAGACACCATCTTGTTAAGTAGACATTGAATTAGTGGAGCTGAAGAATGACTAATAATGAAGCATAGAAAACTCAATATAAGATCTTAATGGTAATGATCAATGTTCACAATTACAAGATGTTAAGAGTTTATAATCATGAGGAACAATAAATtcaactatttttatttatatataatatataccaatatagtttatttaataagagGAAGTTAGACACATTTACAactgaagaggaaacactggaGCTAAAATCTTGAGATAACTGCTGGATAGAAAATACATGCATATGATGCAAAATGCTGACAAAATCAAGAATACGTTTAAGTTAAGAATAGTTAAGTTTACAGGTCCAGAGTTaaaaattcaactttatttgttttagaatatttacataaatatttgctTCATTaggtaaaatgaacaaataatgaataaatactttgtttaattaattttaacacTGACAAATCTGTCTAACTGTATTGACTAATTATTGAACATCAGAGTAGAAACTGTGCAAACTGAAATGGACCATTGAGCGGTTCcattaacaacaaaaaaagctCCTGAGCTGATCAGCcgtgaaaaaaaatgacatcagcAATTGCTCAAATTAAACTGAAACTTATCTAAACACATTAATCCCCTAAAACCAGCAACCTTAGACATTCCTGTCCTCTGCTGTCATTTGTTCCGTTTAAACAATATGTACTGCTTTAGTTATAAAGTggcaaaataataatgttaatccaaattttttattttgaaaaaaaatgataattagacacacagaacagatgTAAAACAACAGCTGGTTCAAACTCAagtcaataaatgttttaataacttAATGTACTCAACGGAGTCCTCTTCTTCACTAGTGTGTGACTGTAACACGACAGGTAAGGAGAGGCAAAGAGTATGGATGTCAAATGTTTAATCGTGGTTAATTGAacccagaataaaagtctgtgtttataTATGAGGAGTTTGGgtccaaaatgaaataaaacatgtttttcattgtgcatttcaattaatatcaatcaaactgcagtaggtttgttttgattaaagcaacaataacaaaacactacaactaattaacacaataaaacaatataaaacacaataaaaacatgattacatcataaaaaaacatgatgtttgaaaaagttaaaaagcagagttctcattttggaaccaaat
This genomic window contains:
- the LOC130437733 gene encoding protocadherin alpha-2-like isoform X3: MFISTQGHFIACFSFALVCHILGTVSGQISYSVSEEVKRGTTVGYLAKDISISIKDLQSRGFRIVSGSKKQYFSLNTETGALQVSERIDREELCADAPSCAVNLEVVVNSPLQLYRVKVNILDNNDNSPVFPMISVVINVSESTAPGVRFPLESAHDADIGVNSIKTYKLTVSDYFSLDVQTHSDKTVSAELVLQKTLDREKTPRLDFTVIAIDGGSPARTGTILIEVNVLDINDNAPVFSKSLYKVSVSEHAPIGTTITRLQSRDLDEGLNGDIIYSFISRTPPNILAKFDIDTQSGDVRIKGDIDYEENNAFEIRVQATDKGQVTMSGHTKLLIEVLDINDNPPDVTVTSLLSPVEENAGKGTVIALMTVSDPDSGKNGAVLVRLAGPSPFKLQSSFQNYYSLVLDGVLDREHLTEYNITVLAEDEGSPPMSIAKIIHVQVADVNDNAPRFPGQVEYAYLRENSKVGSIICTLTASDADIMDNAHIMYSLLQSSVNGTPVTAFLKVNPSTGEIDSMQSFNYEEIKTFQFKVQATDSGVPPLSSNVTVNVFILDVNDNSPAILAPYSEHGSVNTENIPYSAEAGYFVAKIRAVDADSGYNALLSYHISEPKGNNLFRIGTSSGEIRTKRRMSDNDLKTHPLIVLVSDNGEPSLSATVSIDVVVVENTVDVKTQFRQVPIKEESFSDLNLYLLIAIVCVSVIFLLSLISLIAVKCHRKEGSLGRYSAPMITTHPDGTWSYSKSTQQYDVCFSSDTLKSDVVVFPAQFPPPDAELISINGGETFTRTQTLPNAEKPRVPNTDWRYSASLRAGMQSSVHMEESSVMQGAQGVLVQNWPTVSSAADNEGGEVSPPIGTGVDSNSWHFRYGPGPGGPPPHLKPGEVPPEAFIIPGSPAIISIRQGQDGDDKSDFISFGKKDEKKKKKKKKEKKDKREKGKDDDD